tttatttgaattggaTTTGTGCCATTATTTCTTCTTGTTTGATATCTTAATTGTTGTTGCCAATACTTTTTTTGGAGATAAGTTTTTGATGAAATACATTAAGATTGGACTGTCATTAATCGATCTTGTCTTCATTATTGAATcatataattatttaattttgtcgTACCACTGAACCGGTTATTTATATATTACGGGAACCTATCATTCAGGTAATACCCATGACAAAATTTGGAGGCACCACCCGGAGAAAGGTCGAGTCACTTTTTAACAGCTGTTGTATCAGTGACCCACAGTCAAAccaaaacaataacaagaagAAGCATCCAATTCATTATAGTTGATCATTTTTATCTATTATATGTTCTTGTACTTAATAATTGTTGTATTAATTAGTTAACCATGTCTGCCACAGAGGGTGAAACTTATTCAGGGCCAGTTTCTTTTGACAAAGCTTTACAGGAATTTCTTTTTAATCATGGCAAGTCCCTAGATGATCTAAAGCCTTCTGTACCCACAAGTGATGGTGCATCTCCACCAGTGAAACACATTGTAACCAAGACGGCTCATAGGCGGAGGCTCCGTTTGTTTTCTGGTAAATTTCCAGTGCCAAGTGGAGAGTTTGACTATGAGAGCTGGAAGCGGCCCGCACGCCAGTTAGTAGATGATATTGGGGTTTCACAATCCGAGAAGTTGAGTCGCCTGATAGAGTCCCTCCTTCCCCCAGCGAGCAAAATTGTATGGGCGCTGGGAAAGTATGCATCAGCAGATGAGTGCCTTGATGGTTTAGAGAAGGCGTTTGGCGTCACAGCTGATGGTGATGAGTTATATCTCAAGTTTTGTGACTGCTACCAGAGGTCTGGGGAAAGAGCATCAGATTACCTGACACGACTGCAGGACCTTTTGACCCGGGTCGGGGATGCTGGGGCAGTTGCTGAGGAGAGGGTGAACAACTTAAGGTGCCAtcaattttcaagaggctgttTGTACAATGAGACCCTACTTCTGCAGTTAGACCTTAAGAAGCGCACCCATCCCCCTGACTTTGTAACCCTCCTAATGGAAGTCCGGCAGCAGGAGCAGAGGGAATGGGAGGAGGAAAAACGGGCGGTGAAGTCGGTGAAGTGCACTGCAGCAGCTGTGGCTACGTCTGATGAGGTGCTGGAGCTACAGGAAACAGTTGCAGCATTGCGTAACCAGCTAGCTAATGAACGAGGATCTACCACTTCCAAGCCCTTGGACTCGGCTCCCCAACCGACTAGACCTACCGGTGCGCAGGCGGTGCACTGGTCGAAACCTAAGCCAAGAAACGCAAGACAACCGCCAATCTGTTTTAACTGTGGCCAGGCTGGTCACCTGATGGGTAGCTGTTCTAACAAGACAGATGCCAACTTGGTCCAGAAGCAGATGGCAGCTAGGTGCAAGAAGAGTGTTATTCCAAGTTCGGGAAACGACGGTGGCTGCCAGTAGGGGGACAACCGGTAGCCAATGTGGAGCAAGGTCCCGGAAGAGGGAAACATGTCAGCATCGGGCTTGGGGGTGTTAGATGCTTCAGTCAGGAAGGTAGCCCCCTCCAAGGGCTACCCCGTGATCTCGTCGGAGATCCATCTATTGTCATGGCTTAGGTAACTGGACATCCATGTAGTTGCCTACTAGACACCGGCTCACAGGTGACGTGTTTAGCAGAAGAAATTTTATCAGCAGAAGTTGTCAAGTTGTCCTTTGTTACCCCTCAATGGTCTCCAAGTTGTTGGAGCCAGTGGGAGTACAGTCTCATATATCGGTTATGTGAAGACAGTTCTGAGGTTTCCGGCAAACACAGCTGGTGTCACTGAGGATATTCCTACTCTGGCCCTTGTTACACCGAGGAGAAGTGATTTGAATAGAGCTCCACTTCTTGTGGGCACAAACTCGAGCGTGGTCAAGCGGTTACTTCAAAGATGTAAGGATGGAGCAGGACCTGACTTTCTTCAGAAGTTAAGTGTCAGTTGCGCATGGGCTGGCCCAAACCGTGCTGTTGATTCGCCCAATGGCACGTCTTCGTCTGACGGTCCCCTCTCATCTGTGCATCTTTGTAGTCACCAACAAGTCGTTTTAAAACAGGGTGAGACAGTGAAGATTCCTGGTACAACAACGAACCCTCTTGGTGACGAGATGTCCATTCTGGTCAAAGCGAATGAAGGATGCCCGACACCGGGTGGTCTAGTTCTCAGACGCACCCTCAACACCCTTTCACCAGCAAGGAACCAAGAGGTAGAATTGATTATTTCAAATGAGTCTAGTCATGATATCATGCTCCCTCCAAGAGCAGTGGTTGCACATACATATGCAGTGGAAGTGATTGGACCCATGCCCAGAAATAAAGATGACATAGAAACGAATACACACCGAGCCAGTTGTGAAGTGATGGAGCCAGTCACTGATGAGAAGCTCTCTTTCAATTTTGAGAATTCACCACTAGATGATGGTGCAAAAGACAGAATTTCCCAGCGGTTGCAGAACTATTCGTCTATCTTCTCGAAGGACAATATGGACATTGGGTGTACTTCTGCAGTAAAGCACCATATCCGCCTAAAGTCTCATCTGATAGGCGGATCCAGACAAGATTAGTTCAGTTAAGTCTTTGCCAACACCGTCCAATGCGAGAGAACTAAAGTCTTTTCTTGGGTTTTCTGGATATTACAGGAGATTTGTCCAAGATTACTCGTCCATAGCCCGCCCGCTGAACCAACTGACGGCTGCGTATGATATTACAAAGAGGCACAAGATTGGAAAGaggaaacctcaagttctactTCGAAGTGCCACTGAACCTTTTGGTGTTTTATGGACAAAGAAGTGCCAAGAAGCTTTTGTGACCATCATTGGGAAGTTGACTTCTGCCCCTGTTCTAGGATTTGTTGATTACAGTGCTCCTTTTGTACTTCATACTGATGCAAGTTTGACTGGTTTGGGTGCCGCATTGTTCCAAGAGCAAGAGGGTAAGCTTAGGGTCATTGCCTTCGCAAGCCGTGGTTTGTCAAATAGTGAAGATAACTATCCAGCGCACAAGTTAGAGTTTTTGGCTCTAAAATGGTGTGTCACCGAGAAATTTCATGATTATTTGTACGGTAGTCATTTTAAGGTGTTCACCGACAACAACCCTCTCACTTACATCCTCACATCCGCCAAGTTGGATGCAACCGGACAACGGTGATTAGCAGCCCTTGGTAATTATCACTTCAGCATACAATACAAGCCTGGGAAGAAGAACGGTGATGCAGATGGATTGTCGAGACGTCTTCAACTTGAACCAAAGTTAGATGCTGAGGCAGTTCACATTAGTCAGAAGATAGAAGATCTCAAGAGAGGTGTTTGTGATGTTAACAAAGTTGAAGTCACGTTGGACAACTCTTGTGTGACTGCAATATGTCAGGCTATGAGCAGTTCAGGGATGGAAAGCGCAGCACTTAATTGAGACAGTTACCGGTTCGACAAGTTCCGTACCGGATGATTTAGAAGACACCAAATTGCCTGGCCCAGAGTATCTTCGTGGGTTGAAACAGAGTGTTTGGGTAGATTTCCAGCAAGCTGATGAAGATATCCGCTTCCAACGAGGGTCTAAACCTACTGCCAAGGAGTGTAAGTTGCTGACTGATGGGATGAGGATTCTTCTTCGACAGAGAGTACA
Above is a genomic segment from Asterias amurensis chromosome 6, ASM3211899v1 containing:
- the LOC139938082 gene encoding paraneoplastic antigen Ma1 homolog, producing the protein MSATEGETYSGPVSFDKALQEFLFNHGKSLDDLKPSVPTSDGASPPVKHIVTKTAHRRRLRLFSGKFPVPSGEFDYESWKRPARQLVDDIGVSQSEKLSRLIESLLPPASKIVWALGKYASADECLDGLEKAFGVTADGDELYLKFCDCYQRSGERASDYLTRLQDLLTRVGDAGAVAEERVNNLRCHQFSRGCLYNETLLLQLDLKKRTHPPDFVTLLMEVRQQEQREWEEEKRAVKSVKCTAAAVATSDEVLELQETVAALRNQLANERGSTTSKPLDSAPQPTRPTGAQAVHWSKPKPRNARQPPICFNCGQAGHLMGSCSNKTDANLVQKQMAARCKKSVIPSSGNDGGCQ